From a single Clupea harengus chromosome 24, Ch_v2.0.2, whole genome shotgun sequence genomic region:
- the LOC116219201 gene encoding histone H3 → MARTKQTARKSTGGKAPRKQLATKAARKSAPATGGVKKPHRYRPGTVALREIRRYQKSTELLIRKLPFQRLVREIAQDFKTDLRFQSSAVMALQEASEAYLVGLFEDTNLCAIHAKRVTIMPKDIQLARRIRGERA, encoded by the coding sequence ATGGCAAGAACTAAGCAAACCGCCCGTAAATCCACCGGAGGAAAGGCTCCGCGAAAGCAGCTCGCCACCAAGGCTGCTCGCAAAAGCGCACCAGCGACCGGAGGAGTGAAGAAGCCTCATCGTTACAGGCCCGGCACAGTGGCTCTCAGAGAGATCCGTCGCTACCAGAAGTCCACTGAGCTGCTGATCCGCAAGTTGCCTTTCCAGCGTCTGGTCAGGGAAATTGCCCAGGACTTCAAGACCGACCTGCGCTTCCAGAGCTCTGCTGTCATGGCTCTTCAGGAGGCCAGCGAGGCTTACCTGGTTGGTCTGTTTGAGGACACCAACCTGTGCGCCATCCACGCCAAGAGGGTGACCATCATGCCCAAAGACATCCAGCTGGCCCGTCGTATCCGCGGGGAGCGTGCTTAA
- the LOC116219200 gene encoding histone H1-like, with the protein MAEVAPAAAPAKSPKKKAPRPKKTGPSVGELIVKSITASKEKKGVSLAALKKALAAGGYDVEKNNARVKVAIKSLVSKGTLVQTKGTGASGSFKLNKQAEVKKPAKNAPVKAKKPAAKKPAVAKKPKKAVAKKPAAAAKKSPKKAKKPATPKKATKSPKKATKPVAPKKATKPAAPKKAAKSPKKAKAAKPKVAKPKATKAKKAAPKKK; encoded by the coding sequence ATGGCTGAAGTTGCCCCAGCTGCCGCGCCTGCTAAGTCTCCCAAGAAGAAGGCACCACGGCCCAAGAAAACCGGACCGAGTGTGGGCGAGCTCATCGTCAAATCCATTACTGCATccaaggagaagaagggagttTCTCTGGCTGCGCTGAAGAAGGCTTTGGCTGCTGGTGGATACGATGTGGAAAAGAACAACGCTCGTGTCAAGGTGGCCATCAAGAGTCTCGTTTCAAAGGGTACACTGGTTCAGACTAAAGGAACTGGCGCGTCCGGCTCTTTCAAGCTGAACAAacaggcagaggtgaagaagCCTGCGAAGAACGCTCCCGTCAAAGCCAAGAAGCCGGCAGCAAAGAAGCCCGCTGTAGCAAAGAAGCCCAAGAAGGCAGTGGCGAAGAAGCCCGCAGCTGCTGCAAAGAAGTCTCCGAAGAAAGCCAAGAAACCCGCTACGCCTAAGAAGGCAACAAAGAGCCCCAAGAAGGCCACAAAGCCCGTCGCACCCAAGAAGGCCACAAAGCCCGCCGCACCCAAGAAGGCAGCTAAGAGCCCCAAGAAAGCTAAAGCAGCGAAACCCAAGGTGGCCAAGCCTAAAGCCACCAAAGCGAAAAAGGCTGCCCCTAAAAAGAAGTAA
- the LOC105895811 gene encoding histone H2A-like, whose protein sequence is MSGRGKTGGKARAKAKTRSSRAGLQFPVGRVHRLLRKGNYAHRVGAGAPVYMAAVLEYLTAEILELAGNAARDNKKSRIIPRHLQLAVRNDEELNKLLGGVTIAQGGVLPNIQAVLLPKKTEKSK, encoded by the coding sequence ATGAGCGGCAGAGGCAAGACCGGAGGAAAGGCTAGAGCCAAGGCCAAGACTCGCTCATCCAGGGCTGGACTCCAGTTCCCCGTGGGCCGTGTACACAGGCTTCTCCGCAAAGGCAACTATGCCCATCGTGTTGGAGCTGGTGCACCGGTCTACATGGCTGCTGTGCTCGAGTATCTGACTGCTGAGATCCTCGAGTTGGCTGGCAACGCTGCCCGTGACAACAAGAAGAGTCGTATCATTCCCCGCCATCTGCAGCTGGCTGTGCGCAACGACGAGGAGTTGAACAAGTTGCTCGGCGGAGTGACCATCGCTCAGGGTGGTGTGCTGCCCAATATCCAGGCTGTGCTCCTGCCCAAGAAGACCGAAAAGTCCAAGTAA